The following proteins are co-located in the Camelina sativa cultivar DH55 chromosome 12, Cs, whole genome shotgun sequence genome:
- the LOC104730734 gene encoding serine/threonine-protein kinase D6PKL1, with protein sequence MASKSGSGVLPENNKQTLETSVSNSSQSVSVSTLADQVSSTLSFAPSSNSKTVGEVKLSEQSGPAESGKSNTYRPSTSSDISDESTCSSLSNNNKPHKANDVRWEAIQAVRTKHGILGLNHFRLLKRLGCGDIGTVHLAELHGTRCYFAMKVMDKGALASRKKLLRAQTEREILQCLDHPFLPTLYSHFETDKFSCLVMEFCPGGDLHTLRQRQPGKRFSEQAAKFYVAEVLLAMEYLHMLGIIYRDLKPENVLVREDGHVMLSDFDLSLRCTVSPTVVRSTALVSEGQRNSGYCAQPACVQQPSCISAPTTCFSPRFFSSKSKKDKKMKNETGNQVSPLPELIAEPTSARSMSFVGTHEYLAPEIIKGEGHGSAVDWWTFGIFLYELLFGKTPFKGSGNRATLFNVVGQPLRFPESPVVSFAARDLIRSLLVKEPQHRLAYKRGATEMKQHPFFEGVNWALVRCASPPEIPKPVDLESAPATPAAATSTSVKTDQSYLEFDFF encoded by the exons ATGGCCTCAAAGTCTGGTTCTGGAGTTCTCCCAGAAAATAATAAGCAAACCTTGGAAACATCAGTTTCCAATTCCAGTCAAAGTGTCTCAGTCAGCACATTGGCAGATCAAGTATCTTCGACTTTGTCTTTTGCTCCAAGCAGTAACAGTAAAACTGTTGGTGAAGTTAAACTTAGTGAGCAGTCTGGTCCTGCTGAGAGCGGAAAGAGTAACACATATAGACCAAGCACAAGTAGTGATATCAGTGATGAGAGCACATGTAGCAGCTTaagtaacaacaacaagccTCACAAAGCGAATGACGTGAGATGGGAAGCAATACAAGCTGTCCGAACGAAACATGGTATTTTGGGTTTGAACCATTTTAGGCTCTTGAAGAGGTTAGGGTGTGGGGACATCGGAACTGTTCATCTTGCTGAGTTGCACGGAACACGGTGTTATTTTGCAATGAAGGTTATGGACAAAGGGGCTTTGGCTAGTCGTAAAAAGCTTCTTAGAGCTCAGACCGAGAGAGAGATATTGCAATGTCTTGACCACCCTTTTCTCCCAACTTTGTATAGTCATTTTGAGACTGATAAGTTCTCATGTTTGGTTATGGAGTTCTGTCCTGGAGGTGACTTGCATACCCTTCGACAAAGACAGCCCGGGAAGCGATTCTCGGAACAAGCAGCAAA GTTTTATGTAGCGGAAGTACTTCTTGCTATGGAATATCTTCATATGCTTGGGATCATTTACCGCGATCTTAAGCCAGAGAATGTTCTTGTGAGAGAAGATGGACATGTTATGCTCTCTGACTTCGACCTCTCTTTGAGGTGTACTGTTAGCCCCACAGTGGTTAGATCAACTGCTCTCGTGTCTGAAGGGCAAAGGAACTCAGGTTATTGTGCTCAGCCCGCCTGCGTCCAACAGCCATCTTGCATTTCCGCTCCTACAACATGCTTTTCTCCTCGATTTTTCTCAAGTAAATCCAAGAAagacaagaagatgaaaaatgaAACTGGAAACCAGGTTAGTCCGTTGCCTGAGCTCATTGCTGAGCCTACAAGCGCTCGTTCAATGTCATTTGTTGGCACACATGAGTACTTAGCTCCTGAGATCATCAAAGGTGAAGGGCATGGGAGTGCAGTTGATTGGTGGACTTTTGGAATCTTTCTGTACGAGCTATTGTTTGGTAAAACCCCGTTTAAGGGATCTGGAAACCGAGCAACACTCTTCAATGTTGTGGGTCAGCCTCTGCGTTTCCCTGAATCTCCAGTTGTCAGTTTTGCTGCTAGGGATTTGATTAGGAGTCTGCTTGTGAAGGAGCCTCAGCATAGATTAGCGTATAAGCGTGGTGCAACTGAGATGAAGCAACATCCTTTCTTCGAAGGAGTGAATTGGGCATTGGTTCGATGCGCCAGCCCACCAGAGATACCGAAACCCGTTGATCTTGAGAGTGCTCCTGCTACTCCAGCAGCAGCCACATCTACCAGTGTCAAGACTGACCAGAGTTATCTggagtttgatttcttttga
- the LOC104730732 gene encoding uncharacterized protein LOC104730732 isoform X1, whose protein sequence is MGSGRDRDDPLSFTSNHPSTASSPVTVSDYLDTFLGEPTSRSGSFQSDSLLGGVGGESINDADFGFARPDFRSEQLAGTVQFYERHVFLCYKKPSVWPARIEAAEFDRLPRLLSAAVSARKGSMKKETRLTICEGHDGTETSNGDVLIFPDMIRYRRLTHFDVETFVEEVLVKDGEWLPGNPELLKGSYVFVCSHGSRDRRCGVCGPSLVSRFREELEFHGLQGKVSVSPCSHIGGHKYAGNVIIYRSNINREVTGHWYGYVTPEDVPILLEQHMNKGEIVDRLWRGEMGLSEEDQKKTQEGRFQLNGAVHTIQRNEEVSQESSSHSADVSCCQSRAAEPNGCCQQNGNSSSCCQDDTSLMLLSLEQTSEDNQLESGNKNEKLTPGRKVAEKTFFRINSEKGSSTRKVCGIPTWLESWEREDTYAALAVVCAAASVAVAYTCYKQL, encoded by the exons atgggaAGTGGAAGAGATAGAGACGACCCTTTATCATTTACCAGCAATCATCCATCAACGGCGTCGTCTCCGGTCACTGTATCTGACTATCTCGACACCTTTCTCGGCGAACCCACTTCTCGCTCCGGCAGTTTTCAGAGCGATAGCTTACTCGGTGGAGTCGGTGGAGAGAGCATCAACGACGCTGATTTCGGATTCGCTCGTCCTGATTTCCGATCGGAGCAACTCGCTGGGACTGTACAGTTTTACGAGAGGCATGTCTTCTTGTGCTACAAAAAGCCATCTGTTTGGCCCGCTAGGATCGAGGCTGCTGAGTTCGATCGATTGCCTAGGTTACTCTCTGCCGCTGTATCTGCTAGAAAGGGTAGTATGAAGAAAGAG ACTCGACTCACAATATGTGAGGGACATGATGGAACAGAGACATCCAATGGTGATGTACTTATCTTTCCTGATATGATAAGATACAG AAGGTTGACTCATTTTGATGTGGAAACGTTTGTGGAAGAGGTGCTTGTGAAGGATGGTGAATGGCTGCCTGGAAATCCTGAATTGCTAAAAGGCTCATATGTCTTTGTATGTTCCCATGGATCCCGAGACCGGCGATGTGGGGTTTGTGGGCCGTCGCTGGTTAGTAGATTCAGAGAAGAACTTGAGTTTCATGGTCTTCAAGGTAAAGTGTCTGTTAGCCCATGTTCTCACATTGGTGGTCACAAATACGCTGGGAATGTTATCATCTACAGATCAAACATCAACAGGGAAGTCACAGGACACTG GTATGGGTATGTGACGCCAGAAGATGTACCTATTCTTTTGGAGCAGCACATGAACAAAGGCGAGATTGTAGACCGGCTATGGAG GGGTGAGATGGGTCTATCAGAAGAAGATcagaagaaaacacaagaagGGCGGTTTCAGCTAAATGGTGCAGTCCATACGATACAGAGAAATGAAGAAGTGTCTCAGGAATCATCAAGTCACAGCGCCGATGTTTCGTGTTGCCAGTCGCGAGCTGCAGAACCTAACGGTTGTTGTCAGCAAAATGGGAACAGCTCTTCATGTTGCCAAGACGACACaagtttgatgttgttgtcTCTGGAACAAACATCAGAAGATAATCAACTTGAAAGTGGAAACAAGAATGAGAAGCTTACACCGGGAAGAAAAGTTGCAGAAAAGACATTCTTTAGAATTAATAGTGAGAAAGGATCTTCAACACGTAAGGTTTGTGGAATACCAACATGGCTAGAGAGCTGGGAGCGAGAAGATACATATGCAGCCCTTGCTGTTGTCTGCGCTGCTGCTTCTGTGGCTGTTGCTTATACTTGCTACAAACAGTTGTAA
- the LOC104730731 gene encoding glutamic acid-rich protein-like: MGEETKATVEPTANKTCSLEKPTEAMAGKKEEVNAGGKQTQELTKDEGISEPKKMEIDAEMKKDDEKAETEGKESEVKSNGDNAVTEKVDEGVKVTKDEGQEEATNMDEDADGKKEQTDDGVSVEDTVMKDVESKDDTNAKDDEKQDVKETGGTEADHKKAGKESEEVIKHEGEKSNGTKDENTEDIKEEEKLADEDKATDTVEKVDNVDEKKEVENVEEQKEEELVEEGKEKEEDKKEEVEAEKAEVDEAKVEDEKEGSEDENDNEKVESKHAEEDEKEERNDDKEDEKAESGDDEKEESKASKKRGKGKSSAEKVREKTKNKEEKKEVEPITPFSNRPVRERKSVERLVALIDRDSSKEFFIEKGRGAYLKDIPNVANKIARKKADETLKVLHGILFGGRRGKAAQIRTNILGFSGFVWHGNEKKAKEKVQEKLEKCIKEKLWEFCDVLDIHVTKTTTKKEAITKLFDFLEKPHATSDISVSDKEKSSKGAKRKRTPKQSSPAAGSSSSKRSAKSRRKSVEATKGDKKSAAHSDEESEEEKEEEEKEKQEKAEEENKEDDNENGIPDKSEDEAPQPSESEEKDESEEHSEEETTKKKRGSRLSAGKKESAGRARNKKVAVAAKSSPPEKVTQKRSSAKRKKTDDDSDTSAKLSSKRKKSEKLTKASPAPSKSASKEKPAKRAGKGKEKPSDKVLKNAIVEILKRVDFTTATFTDILKELAKEFKEDLTPRKSSIKMIIQEELAKLADEDEEEEEDEEDEEEEEKKEEDADKEKAGGSGGGEEVKA; encoded by the exons ATGGGGGAAGAAACAAAGGCAACCGTTGAACCAACAGCAAACAAGACGTGTTCTCTTGAGAAGCCAACAGAGGCTATGGCTGGGAAAAAGGAGGAGGTGAATGCTGGAGGTAAGCAGACACAAGAACTTACCAAAGATGAGGGTATCTCTGAAccaaagaaaatggagatagatgctgagatgaagaaagatgatgaaaaagCTGAGACAGAAGGTAAAGAGTCAGAGGTTAAGAGCAATGGAGACAATGCTGTGACTGAAAAAGTGGACGAAGGTGTTAAGGTCACAAAAGATGAGGGACAAGAAGAGGCTACCAACATGGACGAAGATGCAGATGGAAAGAAGGAGCAAACTGATGATGGTGTTTCAGTGGAAGATACTGTAATGAAGGATGTGGAATCTAAAGACGATACCAATGCCAAAGATGATGAAAAGCAAGACGTCAAAGAGACGGGTGGTACTGAAGCAGACCACAAGAAAGCTGGGAAAGAATCAGAGGAGGTCATAAAACATGAAGGTGAAAAGTCAAATGGAACGAAAGATGAGAATACAGAAGACATCAAAGAGGAAGAGAAGCTGGCAGATGAAGACAAAGCGACAGATACTGTTGAAAAAGTGGATAATGTggatgaaaagaaagaagtggAGAATGTTGAGGAGCAGAAGGAGGAGGAGTTGgttgaagaaggaaaagagaaggaagaagataaaaaagaggAAGTTGAGGCTGAAAAGGCTGAGGTGGATGAGGCAAAggttgaagatgaaaaagaagggAGTGAGGATGAGAACGACAATGAAAAAGTGGAGAGCAAACATGCagaggaagatgagaaagaggagagaaatgATGATAAGGAAGATGAAAAAGCAGAGAGTGgtgatgatgaaaaagaagagagcaagGCTTCTAAAAAGCGGGGGAAAGGAAAGAGTTCTGCTGAAAAGGTTCGtgagaagacaaaaaataaggaagaaaaaaaggaagtggAGCCTATAACTCCTTTCTCCAATCGCCCTGTGCGTGAGCGGAAATCTGTTGAAAGGCTTGTTGCATTGATTGATAGAGACTCTTCAAAAGAATTCTTTATTGAAAAG GGGCGAGGTGCATATCTCAAAGATATTCCCAATG TTGCTAACAAGATAGCGAGGAAGAAGGCTGATGAAACTTTGAAGGTGCTGCACGGAATTCTATTTGGTGGGAGGAGAGGCAAG GCTGCTCAGATCAGGACTAACATATTGGGGTTCTCTGGTTTCGTTTGGCATGGAAATGAG AAGAAGGCAAAAGAGAAAGTACAAGAAAAGCTTGAAAAATGCATCAAAGAAAAACTGTGGGAGTTTTGTGATGTGTTGGACATACATGTTACCAAGACTACAACAAAGAAG GAAGCTATCACAAAACTGTTTGACTTTTTGGAGAAACCTCATGCGACAAGCGACATATCTGTTTCTGATAAAGAGAAG TCAAGTAAGGGGGCAAAGCGCAAGAGAACTCCCAAACAAAGTTCACCTGCAGCTGGGAGTTCATCCTCCAAACGATCAGCAAAG AGCCGAAGAAAGTCTGTAGAGGCAACAAAGGGTGACAAAAAGAGTGCAGCTCATTCTGATGAGGAAtctgaagaggagaaagaggaagaagaaaaagaaaaacaggagaaggcagaagaagagaataaagaGGACGACAATGAAAATGGCATTCCTGATAAATCTGAGGATGAGGCGCCTCAGCCTTCTGAAAGcgaggagaaagatgaatcTGAGGAGCATTCTGAAGAAGAAACTACAAAGAAGAAACGTGGCTCTAGATTGTCAGCTGGGAAGAAAGAATCAGCAGGGAGAGCCAGAAACAAGAAAGTGGCAGTCGCGGCAAAATCCAGCCCACCAGAGAAAGTTACACAGAAGCGATCATCAGCAAAGCGAAAGAAGACTGATGATGACAGTGATACAAGTGCAAAGCTGTCCTCTAAGAGGAAGAAGTCTGAAAAACTTACCAAGGCCTCCCCGGCTCCTTCAAAGTCTGCATCAAAAGAGAAGCCAG CAAAAAGAGCtggaaaagggaaagaaaagcCTTCTGATAAAGTGCTGAAAAATGCAATCGTAGAGATCTTGAAAAGAGTGGACTTTACTACG GCTACGTTCACGGACATCCTCAAAGAACTTG CTAAGGAGTTCAAAGAAGATCTCACCCCAAGAAAGTCATCTATAAAGATGATTATCCAAGAGGAGCTCGCCAAATTAGCAGAcgaggatgaggaagaggaggaagatgaggaagatgaggaggaggaggagaagaaagaagaagatgcagaTAAGGAGAAAGCAGGAGGGTCTGGTGGTGGTGAGGAGGTGAAAGCCTAA
- the LOC104730732 gene encoding uncharacterized protein LOC104730732 isoform X2 produces the protein MGSGRDRDDPLSFTSNHPSTASSPVTVSDYLDTFLGEPTSRSGSFQSDSLLGGVGGESINDADFGFARPDFRSEQLAGTVQFYERHVFLCYKKPSVWPARIEAAEFDRLPRLLSAAVSARKGSMKKETRLTICEGHDGTETSNGDVLIFPDMIRYRRLTHFDVETFVEEVLVKDGEWLPGNPELLKGSYVFVCSHGSRDRRCGVCGPSLVSRFREELEFHGLQGKVSVSPCSHIGGHKYAGNVIIYRSNINREVTGHWYGYVTPEDVPILLEQHMNKGEIVDRLWRGEMGLSEEDQKKTQEGRFQLNGAVHTIQRNEEVSQESSSHSADVSCCQSRAAEPNGCCQQNGNSSSCCQDDTSLMLLSLEQTSEDNQLESGNKNEKLTPGRKVAEKTFFRINSEKGSSTRKVCGIPTWLESWEREDTYAALAVVCAAASVAVAYTCYKQL, from the exons atgggaAGTGGAAGAGATAGAGACGACCCTTTATCATTTACCAGCAATCATCCATCAACGGCGTCGTCTCCGGTCACTGTATCTGACTATCTCGACACCTTTCTCGGCGAACCCACTTCTCGCTCCGGCAGTTTTCAGAGCGATAGCTTACTCGGTGGAGTCGGTGGAGAGAGCATCAACGACGCTGATTTCGGATTCGCTCGTCCTGATTTCCGATCGGAGCAACTCGCTGGGACTGTACAGTTTTACGAGAGGCATGTCTTCTTGTGCTACAAAAAGCCATCTGTTTGGCCCGCTAGGATCGAGGCTGCTGAGTTCGATCGATTGCCTAGGTTACTCTCTGCCGCTGTATCTGCTAGAAAGGGTAGTATGAAGAAAGAG ACTCGACTCACAATATGTGAGGGACATGATGGAACAGAGACATCCAATGGTGATGTACTTATCTTTCCTGATATGATAAGATACAG AAGGTTGACTCATTTTGATGTGGAAACGTTTGTGGAAGAGGTGCTTGTGAAGGATGGTGAATGGCTGCCTGGAAATCCTGAATTGCTAAAAGGCTCATATGTCTTTGTATGTTCCCATGGATCCCGAGACCGGCGATGTGGGGTTTGTGGGCCGTCGCTGGTTAGTAGATTCAGAGAAGAACTTGAGTTTCATGGTCTTCAAGGTAAAGTGTCTGTTAGCCCATGTTCTCACATTGGTGGTCACAAATACGCTGGGAATGTTATCATCTACAGATCAAACATCAACAGGGAAGTCACAGGACACTG GTATGGGTATGTGACGCCAGAAGATGTACCTATTCTTTTGGAGCAGCACATGAACAAAGGCGAGATTGTAGACCGGCTATGGAG GGGTGAGATGGGTCTATCAGAAGAAGATcagaagaaaacacaagaagGGCGGTTTCAGCTAAATGGTGCAGTCCATACGATACAGAGAAATGAAGAAGTGTCTCAGGAATCATCAAGTCACAGCGCCGATGTTTCGTGTTGCCAGTCGCGAGCTGCAGAACCTAACGGTTGTTGTCAGCAAAATGGGAACAGCTCTTCATGTTGCCAAGACGACACaagtttgatgttgttgtcTCTGGAACAAACATCAGAAGATAATCAACTTGAAAGTGGAAACAAGAATGAGAAGCTTACACCGGGAAGAAAAGTTGCAGAAAAGACATTCTTTAGAATTAATAGTGAGAAAGGATCTTCAACACGTAAGGTTTGTGGAATACCAACATGGCTAGAGAGCTGGGAGCGAGAAG ATACATATGCAGCCCTTGCTGTTGTCTGCGCTGCTGCTTCTGTGGCTGTTGCTTATACTTGCTACAAACAGTTGTAA